In Rissa tridactyla isolate bRisTri1 chromosome 2, bRisTri1.patW.cur.20221130, whole genome shotgun sequence, a single window of DNA contains:
- the SEC61G gene encoding protein transport protein Sec61 subunit gamma, which translates to MDQVMQFVEPSRQFVKDSIRLVKRCTKPDRKEFQKIAMATAIGFAIMGFIGFFVKLIHIPINNIIVGG; encoded by the exons ATGGATCAGGTAATGCAATTCGTGGAGCCCAGCCGACAGTTTGTAAAAGACTCCATACGACTTGTGAAAAGATGCACCAAGCCTGACAGGAAAG agTTCCAGAAGATTGCCATGGCAACAGCAATAGGCTTTGCGATAATGGGATTTATTGGTTTCTTTGTCAAATTGATCCATATCCCAATCAACAATATCATTGT